A window of Christiangramia forsetii KT0803 contains these coding sequences:
- a CDS encoding tetratricopeptide repeat-containing sensor histidine kinase, giving the protein MNLRPLLHTFGIFCFLALSSCTNKEISSKSQIRKDSTSYYFQKGKNSEEIQEKIINFNKALQSIKTIEDSLMLDILDNKIYYHNRLKEYDSSLHFADRLIKTAQIQNDSAFIATGYYRKAFIFQYLNQNEKQFENTYAAREIYLKIGDTASAGRRTAEMANAQSQLTDYTGAQQTATEALEYLSENDSVYLSSMYNTIATTYRNQEFYQDAAKEWRNALKYASRSRDSLSNLNNIALALQDDKKFKEAIKIFEKILENSNLTDRKSRARFMDNLAYTKWLQDSSAVVEDELLYAKEIRRKENDRNGLLASYNHLSDYFRNKDTNLSRIYADSLLITAINTGSKTAQLNAIQKLIQLSPANKTKDLSDRYIQLNDGIRSENIRAKNFFAKIRYDEEQKQKEIDTLETQTALQRIEAMELQNQIIILSLVGLLILVSGGFGFYYLRQKHTREKIREAHLTETRISKKIHDELANDVYNVMSGLQSIVPNNMIDKLEHIYDRTRNISRENSSIPTGTNYLPHLLSTLSATVPDDTRLILRGENSINWNQLVPEKKIILYRVLQEIMINMKKHSNASLVAVIFSEEKSLLNINYSDNGTGTSLQNLKTGNGILNMENRILSIKGKLNFETEQEKGLKILIQIPS; this is encoded by the coding sequence ATGAACCTACGCCCCCTGCTTCATACGTTTGGTATCTTTTGCTTTCTAGCGCTATCCTCGTGCACGAACAAAGAAATTTCTTCTAAATCCCAGATTAGAAAAGATTCCACTAGTTACTATTTTCAAAAAGGAAAGAATTCCGAAGAGATACAAGAAAAAATAATAAACTTTAATAAAGCTCTTCAATCCATAAAAACTATAGAGGATTCCCTTATGCTGGATATCCTGGACAACAAAATTTATTATCATAACCGCTTAAAAGAATATGACAGTTCCCTACATTTTGCAGATCGCCTTATCAAAACCGCCCAAATCCAGAATGATTCTGCTTTTATAGCCACGGGCTACTATCGAAAAGCATTTATTTTCCAATATTTAAATCAAAATGAAAAGCAATTTGAAAATACCTATGCCGCACGTGAGATCTATTTAAAAATTGGAGACACCGCGAGCGCAGGACGCAGGACAGCGGAAATGGCTAACGCCCAGAGTCAGTTGACCGATTATACTGGAGCGCAGCAAACAGCTACTGAAGCCCTGGAATATCTATCAGAAAATGATTCTGTTTATTTAAGCAGTATGTATAATACCATTGCCACCACATACAGAAACCAGGAATTTTATCAAGATGCGGCAAAAGAATGGAGAAATGCACTTAAATATGCTTCCAGAAGCCGGGATAGCCTAAGCAATCTGAATAATATTGCACTGGCACTTCAGGATGATAAGAAATTCAAAGAGGCTATAAAAATTTTTGAAAAAATCCTGGAAAATTCTAATCTCACAGATAGAAAATCCCGGGCTCGATTTATGGATAATCTTGCCTATACCAAATGGCTGCAAGATTCTTCAGCAGTTGTTGAAGATGAATTATTGTATGCAAAGGAAATTAGGCGCAAAGAAAACGATCGTAATGGTCTTTTGGCCAGTTATAACCATCTTTCAGATTATTTCAGAAATAAGGATACAAACCTTTCAAGAATATACGCAGACAGTTTATTAATAACTGCTATTAATACCGGCAGTAAGACAGCCCAGCTCAACGCAATCCAGAAACTAATACAACTTTCTCCAGCTAATAAAACAAAAGACCTGTCAGATAGATATATACAATTAAATGATGGTATAAGGTCTGAAAATATCCGGGCGAAAAATTTCTTTGCCAAGATCAGGTATGATGAGGAACAGAAACAAAAGGAGATCGATACTCTGGAAACACAAACTGCATTACAGCGCATAGAAGCTATGGAATTACAAAACCAGATAATCATTCTTTCTTTGGTAGGGCTGCTGATTTTGGTGAGTGGCGGATTCGGTTTTTATTATTTGAGGCAAAAACATACTAGAGAAAAAATTCGCGAGGCTCATCTAACTGAAACAAGAATTTCCAAGAAGATCCATGATGAATTAGCGAATGACGTTTATAATGTAATGAGTGGTTTGCAGTCTATTGTTCCAAATAATATGATAGATAAACTGGAACATATTTATGACCGTACCCGAAATATATCCAGGGAGAATAGTAGTATTCCTACCGGAACCAATTACCTGCCGCATTTACTTTCCACGCTTAGCGCTACGGTGCCAGACGATACCAGATTGATCCTACGCGGTGAAAATAGCATTAACTGGAATCAACTGGTTCCGGAAAAAAAGATCATTCTTTACCGGGTGCTTCAGGAAATCATGATCAACATGAAAAAACATAGCAATGCCAGTTTGGTAGCAGTGATCTTTTCCGAAGAAAAAAGTTTACTGAATATTAATTATTCAGATAACGGAACTGGCACCTCCCTGCAAAACCTGAAAACCGGCAACGGAATACTGAATATGGAAAACCGTATTCTTTCTATCAAGGGAAAACTTAATTTTGAAACCGAACAGGAAAAAGGCTTAAAGATATTGATCCAGATTCCGTCATAA